One segment of Drosophila ananassae strain 14024-0371.13 chromosome 3R, ASM1763931v2, whole genome shotgun sequence DNA contains the following:
- the LOC6506065 gene encoding adenylyl cyclase X E isoform X4 → MSFSIGKSVSAANAEDDSGPCHLNYDKERKWDPYYLKDQVKEVGLTKDFNLYQIRLWRSYLSIFFVLHILVTIGHCLLLLVFAEIREMIYIDVAVYSGCAVLLLSILSINFCDALVARHNWVMLFSSALGASILLSADIITATYHYHSNTKMVVASFYDVYIVFVIYMYLPIPSVCQVLVLGTTASLIYMVHFIAFMTTEIHPKQLLSSGLIIDAAHYMCLNLMGIFYRITTNMMVRSSFLDRHQYVKEELWLRNAKWHEKVLVDSILPPQISKSLQSEIRRRITVVQQGLRVPITTLQRSMAVQIHPEVSILYADVVNYTRLSTTLNVETLINILHDLYGRFDKAALMFRVQRIKFLGDCYYCVAGIIEADPDHAKNCVDLGFAMISDIQEVREIYDVDINMRIGVHSGTIFAGVLGEAKLQFDIWGTDATIADVLESTGLPGCVHVSSRTLSYIDEEAYEIEPAPSWAAEHPLLIKYQVQSYILRSYRYTLIDNKFEENIRFYSLVRSKSPTNLQAKNENETLEDVFREQLHEEFQKMPVFRWIFLEGLFRHRQYDADSNIPNISPVCLTYRDKDMENLYLNQKDYIFKYIIPPCAISVPR, encoded by the exons atgagTTTTTCGATTGGCAAGTCGGTAAGCGCAGCCAACGCTGAGGATGATAGCGGACCTTGCCACCTAAATTATGACAAGGAGCGCAAGTGGGATCCATATTATTTAAAG GACCAAGTCAAAGAAGTGGGATTGACTaaagattttaatttgtatcaaatacggctgtggaggagttacCTGAGCATCTTCTTTGTGCTTCATATATTGGTCACCATAGGCCATTGCTTGTTACTCCTTGTGTTTGCCGAA ATAAGGGAAATGATCTACATTGATGTCGCCGTGTATTCAGGATGTGCGGTATTGCTGTTGTCTATTCTAAGTATTAATTTCTGTGATGCTCTTGTAGCGCGACACAATTGGGTAATGCTATTCAGCTCGGCATTGGGCGCTTCAATTTTGCTTTCTGCGG ACATAATTACAGCGACCTACCACTACCATTCAAACACAAAAATGGTAGTGGCCTCCTTCTATGACGTATATATTGTATTCGTGATCTATATGTATCTTCCGATACCTTCTGTTTGTCAGGTATTAGTGCTGGGAACGACAGCATCCCTCATATATATGGTCCACTTTATAGCGTTCATGACTACGGAAATTCATCCAAAACAGTTGTTGTCGAGCGGTCTGATAATAGATGCCGCCCACTACATGTGCCTCAATCTGATGGGCATTTTCTACCGCATTACTACCAATATGATGGTGCGTTCATCGTTTCTGGACCGCCATCAATATGTAAAGGAGGAACTGTGGCTTCGTAACGCCAAGTGGCACGAAAAAGTTCTTGTCGACAGCATTTTGCCTCCTCAGATCTCAAAATCTCTTCAGTCGGAAATTCGACGGAGAATCACTGTGGTGCAACAGGGACTCAGGGTACCAATCACCACCCTGCAACGCTCTATGGCAGTTCAGATCCACCCGGAGGTCAGCATTCTCTATGCCGATGTCGTCAACTATACGCGCTTGAGCACCACCCTCAATGTGGAGACTCTGATAAATATCCTTCACGATCTCTACGGGCGATTCGACAAGGCTGCCCTCATGTTCCGGGTCCAGCGGATCAAGTTTTTAGGCGACTGTTATTATTGCGTTGCCGGAATTATTGAAGCGGATCCTGATCACGCGAAAAATTGTGTTGACCTTGGATTTGCCATGATCTCTGATATCCAGGAAGTTCG GGAAATATATGACGTGGATATTAACATGCGAATTGGTGTTCATTCTGGAACTATTTTCGCAGGTGTGCTTGGCGAAGCTAAGCTGCAGTTTGACATTTGGG GAACTGATGCAACTATTGCCGATGTTTTAGAATCGACTGGACTGCCTGGTTGTGTTCACGTCAGTAGCCGAACTTTAAGTTATATAGATGAGGAAGCATATGAAATTGAGCCAGCTCCATCTTGGGCGGCGGAACATCCTTTATTAATAAAGTACCAGGTGCAAAGCTATATACTCAGATCATATAGATATACATTAATCGATAACAAATTTGAGGAGAATATTAGATTTTACTCTTTGGTAAGGTCTAAGTCCCCAACGAATTTACAAGCgaaaaatgaaaacgaaactTTAGAAGATGTTTTTAGGGAACAGCTTCACGAAGAATTTCAAAAAATGCCCGTATTTCGATGGATTTT CTTGGAAGGGCTTTTCCGGCATCGTCAGTATGATGCGGATTCTAATATTCCAAATATATCCCCCGTGTGTCTGACCTACAGAGACAAGGACATGGAAAACTTGTATTTAAATCAAAAGGACTACATATTTAAGTATA TCATACCGCCGTGTGCTATCTCTGTACCACGGTGA
- the LOC6506065 gene encoding adenylyl cyclase X E isoform X2, whose protein sequence is MSFSIGKSVSAANAEDDSGPCHLNYDKERKWDPYYLKDQVKEVGLTKDFNLYQIRLWRSYLSIFFVLHILVTIGHCLLLLVFAEIREMIYIDVAVYSGCAVLLLSILSINFCDALVARHNWVMLFSSALGASILLSAATYHYHSNTKMVVASFYDVYIVFVIYMYLPIPSVCQVLVLGTTASLIYMVHFIAFMTTEIHPKQLLSSGLIIDAAHYMCLNLMGIFYRITTNMMVRSSFLDRHQYVKEELWLRNAKWHEKVLVDSILPPQISKSLQSEIRRRITVVQQGLRVPITTLQRSMAVQIHPEVSILYADVVNYTRLSTTLNVETLINILHDLYGRFDKAALMFRVQRIKFLGDCYYCVAGIIEADPDHAKNCVDLGFAMISDIQEVREIYDVDINMRIGVHSGTIFAGVLGEAKLQFDIWGTDATIADVLESTGLPGCVHVSSRTLSYIDEEAYEIEPAPSWAAEHPLLIKYQVQSYILRSYRYTLIDNKFEENIRFYSLVRSKSPTNLQAKNENETLEDVFREQLHEEFQKMPVFRWIFLEGLFRHRQYDADSNIPNISPVCLTYRDKDMENLYLNQKDYIFKYSMLLAYCIACLLVILQFDSHTAVCYLCTTVNTFVLVSFGILTFIAWYKKMCWSLNQVRSREDPTYNKFSCFMFYLVTGIQHTVAVRIGIYLFITISHGIIIALIMILCNQNSYILNEIEAKVFHYEPTENECFNPWVITNMMSIFICMAFTFINIPLTIKTLVAFLLSLGYLLLINRHLAFVFHHSYSSSPSLPAEYAHTMQILITILTVYQKERMTTFASKVNFKWRQELKKKQIDAALTNQSITILLHNILPAHVINVYLNSLAKHELYYENYQMVSVMFAMLMNFQMDLKNLRILNDIITEFDILLLYYKEYYVIEKIKVVGCTYMAACGLDLNFAGSVSINARRSTINDPTKSKAQGNLLMGGDESELEDLDEVVFVLASFALDLMRTLSKCKRRQEEPLESISVCNGSITIGLSSGEVMAGIVGASQPHYDIWGDAVNMASRMQSTGLADNIHVSEESAIILKDFGVKCNYRGLTYVKGRGEMPTYLVGIDKDYSFIDEEASRIPSRDLRNTQISFGSAYSKQSDRSKASP, encoded by the exons atgagTTTTTCGATTGGCAAGTCGGTAAGCGCAGCCAACGCTGAGGATGATAGCGGACCTTGCCACCTAAATTATGACAAGGAGCGCAAGTGGGATCCATATTATTTAAAG GACCAAGTCAAAGAAGTGGGATTGACTaaagattttaatttgtatcaaatacggctgtggaggagttacCTGAGCATCTTCTTTGTGCTTCATATATTGGTCACCATAGGCCATTGCTTGTTACTCCTTGTGTTTGCCGAA ATAAGGGAAATGATCTACATTGATGTCGCCGTGTATTCAGGATGTGCGGTATTGCTGTTGTCTATTCTAAGTATTAATTTCTGTGATGCTCTTGTAGCGCGACACAATTGGGTAATGCTATTCAGCTCGGCATTGGGCGCTTCAATTTTGCTTTCTGCGG CGACCTACCACTACCATTCAAACACAAAAATGGTAGTGGCCTCCTTCTATGACGTATATATTGTATTCGTGATCTATATGTATCTTCCGATACCTTCTGTTTGTCAGGTATTAGTGCTGGGAACGACAGCATCCCTCATATATATGGTCCACTTTATAGCGTTCATGACTACGGAAATTCATCCAAAACAGTTGTTGTCGAGCGGTCTGATAATAGATGCCGCCCACTACATGTGCCTCAATCTGATGGGCATTTTCTACCGCATTACTACCAATATGATGGTGCGTTCATCGTTTCTGGACCGCCATCAATATGTAAAGGAGGAACTGTGGCTTCGTAACGCCAAGTGGCACGAAAAAGTTCTTGTCGACAGCATTTTGCCTCCTCAGATCTCAAAATCTCTTCAGTCGGAAATTCGACGGAGAATCACTGTGGTGCAACAGGGACTCAGGGTACCAATCACCACCCTGCAACGCTCTATGGCAGTTCAGATCCACCCGGAGGTCAGCATTCTCTATGCCGATGTCGTCAACTATACGCGCTTGAGCACCACCCTCAATGTGGAGACTCTGATAAATATCCTTCACGATCTCTACGGGCGATTCGACAAGGCTGCCCTCATGTTCCGGGTCCAGCGGATCAAGTTTTTAGGCGACTGTTATTATTGCGTTGCCGGAATTATTGAAGCGGATCCTGATCACGCGAAAAATTGTGTTGACCTTGGATTTGCCATGATCTCTGATATCCAGGAAGTTCG GGAAATATATGACGTGGATATTAACATGCGAATTGGTGTTCATTCTGGAACTATTTTCGCAGGTGTGCTTGGCGAAGCTAAGCTGCAGTTTGACATTTGGG GAACTGATGCAACTATTGCCGATGTTTTAGAATCGACTGGACTGCCTGGTTGTGTTCACGTCAGTAGCCGAACTTTAAGTTATATAGATGAGGAAGCATATGAAATTGAGCCAGCTCCATCTTGGGCGGCGGAACATCCTTTATTAATAAAGTACCAGGTGCAAAGCTATATACTCAGATCATATAGATATACATTAATCGATAACAAATTTGAGGAGAATATTAGATTTTACTCTTTGGTAAGGTCTAAGTCCCCAACGAATTTACAAGCgaaaaatgaaaacgaaactTTAGAAGATGTTTTTAGGGAACAGCTTCACGAAGAATTTCAAAAAATGCCCGTATTTCGATGGATTTT CTTGGAAGGGCTTTTCCGGCATCGTCAGTATGATGCGGATTCTAATATTCCAAATATATCCCCCGTGTGTCTGACCTACAGAGACAAGGACATGGAAAACTTGTATTTAAATCAAAAGGACTACATATTTAAGTATAGTATGTTGTTAGCCTATTGCATTGCATGCCTGTTGGTCATTCTTCAATTTGATAGTCATACCGCCGTGTGCTATCTCTGTACCACGGTGAATACTTTTGTACTTGTTTCCTTCGGCATTTTGACCTTTATTGCCTGGTACAAGAAGATGTGCTGGAGCTTAAATCAAGTTAGATCCAGAGAAGACCCGACTTATAATAAGTTTAGTTGTTTTATGTTCTACCTGGTCACAGGAATTCAGCACACCGTAGCAGTTCGAATTGGAATTTACTTATTTATCACAATATCGCATGGAATCATCATTGCTTTAATTATG ATATTATGTAATCAAAATAGCTACATTCTGAATGAAATAGAGGCCAAGGTCTTCCACTATGAACCGACAGAGAACGAATGTTTTAATCCATGGGTTATCACCAATATGATGTCTATATTTATATGCATGGCCTTTACTTTCATCAACATTCCTTTGACAATAAAGACTCTGGTAGCCTTTCTATTGTCCTTAGGATACCTATTATTGATTAACCGTCACCTGGCGTTTGTCTTCCACCACAGCTATTCCTCAAGTCCTTCCCTTCCTGCGGAATATGCCCACACCATGCAGATTCTTATCACCATATTAACTGTGTACCAGAAAGAGCGAATGACAACCTTCGCCAGCAAAGTAAACTTTAA ATGGCGACAAGAGcttaaaaagaaacaaatcGATGCCGCTTTAACGAACCAATCGATCACTATTCTTCTTCATAACATTTTGCCTGCACACGTCA TAAACGTCTATCTTAATTCATTAGCTAAACATGAATTGTACTATGAAAATTACCAAATGGTTTCAGTCATGTTTGCTATGTTAATGAATTTTCAAATGGACTTAAAGAACTTGCGAATACTGAACGATATTATTACCGAATTTGATATATTG CTACTTTACTACAAGGAATACTACGTGATTGAGAAGATTAAGGTTGTTGGATGCACATACATGGCCGCTTGCGGGCTAGACCTTAACTTTGCGGGATCGGTCAGCATCAATGCACGTCGGTCCACGATAAATG ACCCAACGAAAAGCAAGGCACAAGGTAACCTTCTTATGGGCGGCGATGAGTCCGAGCTAGAAGACTTGGACGAGGTGGTGTTCGTCCTAGCTTCCTTTGCGCTCGACCTGATGCGCACACTGTCCAAATGCAAAAGAAGGCAAGAAGAACCGCTCGAATCGATAAGCGTCTGCAACGGATCGATCACCATTGGCTTGTCCAGCGGCGAGGTGATGGCCGGTATTGTGGGTGCCTCCCAGCCACACTACGACATCTGGGGTGATGCTGTGAACATGGCCTCGCGAATGCAGTCCACCGGTCTGGCGGATAACATCCATGTCAGTGAGGAGTCGGCCATAATTCTTAAGGATTTTGGCGTCAAATGCAATTATCGTGGCTTAACCTATGTGAAGGGGCGTGGCGAAATGCCGACCTACCTTGTGGGCATTGACAAAGATTACAGTTTCATTGACGAGGAGGCCAGCAGGATTCCAAGTCGTGACCTTCGTAACACTCAAATATCGTTCGGATCTGCGTACAGCAAACAGAGTGACCGCTCCAAGGCCTCGCCGTAG
- the LOC6506065 gene encoding adenylyl cyclase X E isoform X1 encodes MSFSIGKSVSAANAEDDSGPCHLNYDKERKWDPYYLKDQVKEVGLTKDFNLYQIRLWRSYLSIFFVLHILVTIGHCLLLLVFAEIREMIYIDVAVYSGCAVLLLSILSINFCDALVARHNWVMLFSSALGASILLSADIITATYHYHSNTKMVVASFYDVYIVFVIYMYLPIPSVCQVLVLGTTASLIYMVHFIAFMTTEIHPKQLLSSGLIIDAAHYMCLNLMGIFYRITTNMMVRSSFLDRHQYVKEELWLRNAKWHEKVLVDSILPPQISKSLQSEIRRRITVVQQGLRVPITTLQRSMAVQIHPEVSILYADVVNYTRLSTTLNVETLINILHDLYGRFDKAALMFRVQRIKFLGDCYYCVAGIIEADPDHAKNCVDLGFAMISDIQEVREIYDVDINMRIGVHSGTIFAGVLGEAKLQFDIWGTDATIADVLESTGLPGCVHVSSRTLSYIDEEAYEIEPAPSWAAEHPLLIKYQVQSYILRSYRYTLIDNKFEENIRFYSLVRSKSPTNLQAKNENETLEDVFREQLHEEFQKMPVFRWIFLEGLFRHRQYDADSNIPNISPVCLTYRDKDMENLYLNQKDYIFKYSMLLAYCIACLLVILQFDSHTAVCYLCTTVNTFVLVSFGILTFIAWYKKMCWSLNQVRSREDPTYNKFSCFMFYLVTGIQHTVAVRIGIYLFITISHGIIIALIMILCNQNSYILNEIEAKVFHYEPTENECFNPWVITNMMSIFICMAFTFINIPLTIKTLVAFLLSLGYLLLINRHLAFVFHHSYSSSPSLPAEYAHTMQILITILTVYQKERMTTFASKVNFKWRQELKKKQIDAALTNQSITILLHNILPAHVINVYLNSLAKHELYYENYQMVSVMFAMLMNFQMDLKNLRILNDIITEFDILLLYYKEYYVIEKIKVVGCTYMAACGLDLNFAGSVSINARRSTINDPTKSKAQGNLLMGGDESELEDLDEVVFVLASFALDLMRTLSKCKRRQEEPLESISVCNGSITIGLSSGEVMAGIVGASQPHYDIWGDAVNMASRMQSTGLADNIHVSEESAIILKDFGVKCNYRGLTYVKGRGEMPTYLVGIDKDYSFIDEEASRIPSRDLRNTQISFGSAYSKQSDRSKASP; translated from the exons atgagTTTTTCGATTGGCAAGTCGGTAAGCGCAGCCAACGCTGAGGATGATAGCGGACCTTGCCACCTAAATTATGACAAGGAGCGCAAGTGGGATCCATATTATTTAAAG GACCAAGTCAAAGAAGTGGGATTGACTaaagattttaatttgtatcaaatacggctgtggaggagttacCTGAGCATCTTCTTTGTGCTTCATATATTGGTCACCATAGGCCATTGCTTGTTACTCCTTGTGTTTGCCGAA ATAAGGGAAATGATCTACATTGATGTCGCCGTGTATTCAGGATGTGCGGTATTGCTGTTGTCTATTCTAAGTATTAATTTCTGTGATGCTCTTGTAGCGCGACACAATTGGGTAATGCTATTCAGCTCGGCATTGGGCGCTTCAATTTTGCTTTCTGCGG ACATAATTACAGCGACCTACCACTACCATTCAAACACAAAAATGGTAGTGGCCTCCTTCTATGACGTATATATTGTATTCGTGATCTATATGTATCTTCCGATACCTTCTGTTTGTCAGGTATTAGTGCTGGGAACGACAGCATCCCTCATATATATGGTCCACTTTATAGCGTTCATGACTACGGAAATTCATCCAAAACAGTTGTTGTCGAGCGGTCTGATAATAGATGCCGCCCACTACATGTGCCTCAATCTGATGGGCATTTTCTACCGCATTACTACCAATATGATGGTGCGTTCATCGTTTCTGGACCGCCATCAATATGTAAAGGAGGAACTGTGGCTTCGTAACGCCAAGTGGCACGAAAAAGTTCTTGTCGACAGCATTTTGCCTCCTCAGATCTCAAAATCTCTTCAGTCGGAAATTCGACGGAGAATCACTGTGGTGCAACAGGGACTCAGGGTACCAATCACCACCCTGCAACGCTCTATGGCAGTTCAGATCCACCCGGAGGTCAGCATTCTCTATGCCGATGTCGTCAACTATACGCGCTTGAGCACCACCCTCAATGTGGAGACTCTGATAAATATCCTTCACGATCTCTACGGGCGATTCGACAAGGCTGCCCTCATGTTCCGGGTCCAGCGGATCAAGTTTTTAGGCGACTGTTATTATTGCGTTGCCGGAATTATTGAAGCGGATCCTGATCACGCGAAAAATTGTGTTGACCTTGGATTTGCCATGATCTCTGATATCCAGGAAGTTCG GGAAATATATGACGTGGATATTAACATGCGAATTGGTGTTCATTCTGGAACTATTTTCGCAGGTGTGCTTGGCGAAGCTAAGCTGCAGTTTGACATTTGGG GAACTGATGCAACTATTGCCGATGTTTTAGAATCGACTGGACTGCCTGGTTGTGTTCACGTCAGTAGCCGAACTTTAAGTTATATAGATGAGGAAGCATATGAAATTGAGCCAGCTCCATCTTGGGCGGCGGAACATCCTTTATTAATAAAGTACCAGGTGCAAAGCTATATACTCAGATCATATAGATATACATTAATCGATAACAAATTTGAGGAGAATATTAGATTTTACTCTTTGGTAAGGTCTAAGTCCCCAACGAATTTACAAGCgaaaaatgaaaacgaaactTTAGAAGATGTTTTTAGGGAACAGCTTCACGAAGAATTTCAAAAAATGCCCGTATTTCGATGGATTTT CTTGGAAGGGCTTTTCCGGCATCGTCAGTATGATGCGGATTCTAATATTCCAAATATATCCCCCGTGTGTCTGACCTACAGAGACAAGGACATGGAAAACTTGTATTTAAATCAAAAGGACTACATATTTAAGTATAGTATGTTGTTAGCCTATTGCATTGCATGCCTGTTGGTCATTCTTCAATTTGATAGTCATACCGCCGTGTGCTATCTCTGTACCACGGTGAATACTTTTGTACTTGTTTCCTTCGGCATTTTGACCTTTATTGCCTGGTACAAGAAGATGTGCTGGAGCTTAAATCAAGTTAGATCCAGAGAAGACCCGACTTATAATAAGTTTAGTTGTTTTATGTTCTACCTGGTCACAGGAATTCAGCACACCGTAGCAGTTCGAATTGGAATTTACTTATTTATCACAATATCGCATGGAATCATCATTGCTTTAATTATG ATATTATGTAATCAAAATAGCTACATTCTGAATGAAATAGAGGCCAAGGTCTTCCACTATGAACCGACAGAGAACGAATGTTTTAATCCATGGGTTATCACCAATATGATGTCTATATTTATATGCATGGCCTTTACTTTCATCAACATTCCTTTGACAATAAAGACTCTGGTAGCCTTTCTATTGTCCTTAGGATACCTATTATTGATTAACCGTCACCTGGCGTTTGTCTTCCACCACAGCTATTCCTCAAGTCCTTCCCTTCCTGCGGAATATGCCCACACCATGCAGATTCTTATCACCATATTAACTGTGTACCAGAAAGAGCGAATGACAACCTTCGCCAGCAAAGTAAACTTTAA ATGGCGACAAGAGcttaaaaagaaacaaatcGATGCCGCTTTAACGAACCAATCGATCACTATTCTTCTTCATAACATTTTGCCTGCACACGTCA TAAACGTCTATCTTAATTCATTAGCTAAACATGAATTGTACTATGAAAATTACCAAATGGTTTCAGTCATGTTTGCTATGTTAATGAATTTTCAAATGGACTTAAAGAACTTGCGAATACTGAACGATATTATTACCGAATTTGATATATTG CTACTTTACTACAAGGAATACTACGTGATTGAGAAGATTAAGGTTGTTGGATGCACATACATGGCCGCTTGCGGGCTAGACCTTAACTTTGCGGGATCGGTCAGCATCAATGCACGTCGGTCCACGATAAATG ACCCAACGAAAAGCAAGGCACAAGGTAACCTTCTTATGGGCGGCGATGAGTCCGAGCTAGAAGACTTGGACGAGGTGGTGTTCGTCCTAGCTTCCTTTGCGCTCGACCTGATGCGCACACTGTCCAAATGCAAAAGAAGGCAAGAAGAACCGCTCGAATCGATAAGCGTCTGCAACGGATCGATCACCATTGGCTTGTCCAGCGGCGAGGTGATGGCCGGTATTGTGGGTGCCTCCCAGCCACACTACGACATCTGGGGTGATGCTGTGAACATGGCCTCGCGAATGCAGTCCACCGGTCTGGCGGATAACATCCATGTCAGTGAGGAGTCGGCCATAATTCTTAAGGATTTTGGCGTCAAATGCAATTATCGTGGCTTAACCTATGTGAAGGGGCGTGGCGAAATGCCGACCTACCTTGTGGGCATTGACAAAGATTACAGTTTCATTGACGAGGAGGCCAGCAGGATTCCAAGTCGTGACCTTCGTAACACTCAAATATCGTTCGGATCTGCGTACAGCAAACAGAGTGACCGCTCCAAGGCCTCGCCGTAG